Proteins encoded by one window of Pirellulales bacterium:
- a CDS encoding YdeI/OmpD-associated family protein translates to MPTESVQPGDRAAWRAWLAHNHQRGSGVWLVIYKKTSGKQTFTFDEAIEEALCFGWIDSKPGKVDEERTKLWFAPRKAGTGWSRPNKERIARMIVAKKMTPVGLAKIQAAQADGSWEKLDAIEELLIPPDLRAALRSRPPAEDNFMAFPRSVKRGILEWIVTAKKADTRARRIEETAQLAAQNKRANQWRG, encoded by the coding sequence ATGCCGACCGAGAGCGTACAACCCGGGGACCGCGCCGCGTGGCGGGCATGGCTAGCGCATAATCATCAACGCGGCAGCGGCGTCTGGCTGGTGATTTACAAAAAGACTTCCGGTAAGCAGACGTTTACTTTTGACGAGGCAATAGAAGAGGCACTCTGCTTTGGCTGGATCGACAGCAAGCCGGGCAAAGTGGACGAGGAGCGGACTAAGCTCTGGTTTGCCCCGCGTAAAGCCGGTACCGGTTGGTCGCGGCCAAATAAAGAGCGGATCGCCCGCATGATCGTGGCAAAAAAAATGACACCGGTAGGTTTGGCAAAAATTCAGGCCGCCCAAGCGGATGGTTCTTGGGAAAAGCTGGACGCGATTGAAGAGTTGCTGATACCTCCGGATTTGCGGGCAGCCTTGCGGAGCCGCCCCCCCGCGGAGGATAATTTTATGGCGTTCCCCCGCAGTGTCAAACGGGGAATACTCGAGTGGATTGTCACGGCTAAGAAAGCCGATACCCGTGCGCGTCGGATTGAGGAAACCGCCCAGTTGGCGGCCCAGAACAAGCGCGCGAACCAGTGGCGGGGTTGA
- a CDS encoding homocysteine S-methyltransferase family protein has product MPNKSIFTAPRYLTDGGLETTLIYHRGWELPHFAAFQLLRTAAGETALREYYRDYAELAKKYQTGLLLESATWRASADWGMRLGYSQDELDAANRQSIAMFADLRAEFATETLPVVVTGCIGPRGDGYQPGELMTIEQATAYHTRQCAVLADTAADLLAAYTINYVAEAIGITRAASAAGKPVAISFTVETDGRLPTGQKLGEAITQVDDVTDGYPAYYLINCAHPEHFEQQVLTGEPWVTRLRGLRVNSSLKSHAELNEATALDDGDPPALGAQCGKLARLLPNITILGGCCGTDARHVEQMAIAWVENSP; this is encoded by the coding sequence ATGCCTAACAAATCCATTTTTACCGCTCCGCGCTATTTGACCGATGGCGGGTTGGAAACGACGCTGATTTATCATCGCGGGTGGGAGCTTCCCCACTTTGCGGCGTTTCAGCTCTTACGCACGGCCGCGGGCGAAACCGCGCTGCGAGAGTACTATCGTGATTACGCGGAACTGGCAAAAAAATACCAGACTGGGTTGCTGTTGGAGAGCGCTACTTGGCGGGCTAGCGCGGATTGGGGGATGCGCTTGGGCTATTCACAGGATGAACTAGACGCGGCTAATCGCCAGTCGATTGCCATGTTTGCCGATCTGCGCGCGGAATTTGCCACCGAGACGCTGCCGGTGGTGGTCACCGGGTGTATCGGCCCGCGCGGGGATGGCTATCAGCCTGGGGAGCTTATGACCATTGAACAGGCGACCGCCTATCACACGCGACAATGCGCGGTACTGGCTGACACCGCGGCGGATCTTCTGGCGGCGTATACCATTAACTATGTTGCAGAGGCGATTGGCATCACCCGGGCCGCTAGCGCGGCTGGCAAACCCGTCGCTATATCATTCACGGTCGAGACGGACGGTCGTTTGCCCACTGGACAGAAATTAGGCGAAGCGATCACCCAGGTAGATGACGTCACGGACGGCTACCCCGCGTACTATCTGATCAACTGTGCCCATCCCGAGCATTTTGAGCAGCAAGTGTTGACAGGCGAACCTTGGGTCACTCGGCTACGGGGATTACGTGTTAATTCATCCCTAAAAAGCCACGCGGAACTCAACGAGGCAACCGCTTTGGACGATGGCGATCCCCCAGCACTGGGCGCGCAATGTGGCAAATTGGCCAGACTCTTGCCAAATATTACAATACTCGGTGGGTGCTGCGGCACGGATGCGCGCCATGTCGAGCAAATGGCTATCGCTTGGGTGGAAAATTCTCCATAG
- a CDS encoding Uma2 family endonuclease, whose translation MSTELQAFTSTTDSPAIGTADTPAAFPGHTSGALLQPRQFTVEEYHRMGEVGILDSDERVELLVGEIIKMCPLGYAHIACVNMLNFLLVTSLGNRAIVSVQNSVRLNTYSEPEPDVAIFHPPADVYRQRMPAAADVSWLIEVADSSLLKDIQVKLPLYAAAGIPEVWIVNLVEQRIEVYTQPVNGAYQQQRSAGPGEAVAPQTFADVRLSVNQILGL comes from the coding sequence ATGAGCACTGAACTGCAAGCGTTTACCTCAACGACGGATAGCCCTGCGATTGGCACAGCGGATACGCCTGCCGCTTTCCCCGGGCACACATCCGGGGCGTTGCTACAACCGCGGCAATTTACGGTGGAGGAATACCATCGCATGGGCGAGGTGGGAATATTGGATTCCGATGAACGGGTGGAACTGCTTGTCGGGGAGATCATCAAAATGTGTCCGCTGGGGTATGCCCATATCGCTTGTGTGAATATGCTAAACTTTCTCTTGGTTACCAGCCTGGGTAACAGAGCGATTGTAAGCGTGCAAAATTCAGTGCGTTTGAACACCTATAGCGAACCAGAGCCGGATGTGGCGATATTCCATCCTCCGGCGGATGTCTATCGTCAGCGTATGCCCGCCGCCGCTGATGTGTCTTGGCTAATTGAGGTCGCGGATTCGAGTCTTTTAAAGGACATTCAGGTCAAACTTCCGCTGTATGCCGCCGCTGGCATTCCCGAAGTTTGGATTGTCAATCTGGTTGAGCAACGGATTGAGGTGTACACCCAGCCTGTGAACGGAGCGTACCAACAGCAGCGATCCGCCGGTCCTGGCGAGGCCGTGGCACCGCAGACATTTGCGGATGTACGCTTATCCGTTAATCAAATCTTGGGGCTTTAA
- a CDS encoding SGNH/GDSL hydrolase family protein, which translates to MTYVNGGAPLHSPWKRSISASCRRPGLLVVAFFLFLFCVPPLAQAADAPLNVNGPPDAEGVYVSTKPEVPLVETAKAAAALPPLAYTPPADHWAQLPLTREILKNGGELRIVMLGDSIVNDTARSNWTFHLNDLYPNVKIIKYTVVRGSTGCKWYRAAGRVAHYVTDLQPHLVMIGGISHGDDTDAILDVIQQIRAVRPTDIVLMTGPFGTVDPRDAEQWKSISDAPADSYRARLAKLAAEEKCEFVDLQRAWGEFIRAGEKPVTDYKRDEVHANRAGEAVLGQILIKYFEPEKKR; encoded by the coding sequence ATGACGTACGTCAACGGAGGCGCTCCCTTGCATTCCCCTTGGAAACGCTCGATATCAGCTTCTTGCCGCAGGCCGGGCCTGTTGGTTGTGGCATTTTTTCTGTTTCTGTTCTGTGTTCCGCCTCTTGCCCAGGCCGCTGACGCCCCCCTGAACGTCAATGGTCCGCCGGATGCCGAGGGGGTGTACGTTTCGACCAAGCCCGAGGTTCCCCTGGTCGAAACCGCCAAGGCTGCCGCCGCGCTGCCGCCGCTCGCCTATACCCCACCTGCCGACCACTGGGCACAACTCCCCCTCACGCGGGAAATCCTGAAAAACGGGGGAGAGCTGCGAATCGTGATGTTAGGGGATAGCATTGTCAATGACACCGCGCGTTCCAACTGGACATTTCACTTGAATGATCTCTACCCCAACGTCAAAATCATTAAATATACGGTCGTCCGCGGTTCAACCGGCTGCAAATGGTATCGCGCCGCGGGTCGCGTGGCCCACTATGTGACGGATCTGCAGCCGCATTTGGTCATGATCGGGGGGATTAGCCACGGGGATGATACTGACGCGATCCTGGATGTGATCCAACAAATCCGCGCGGTCCGACCGACCGACATAGTACTGATGACGGGGCCATTTGGCACGGTTGATCCGCGCGACGCGGAACAGTGGAAGTCAATCAGCGATGCCCCGGCGGATTCGTATCGTGCGCGGCTGGCCAAACTGGCGGCGGAGGAAAAGTGCGAATTTGTCGACCTGCAACGCGCCTGGGGAGAGTTTATTCGCGCGGGGGAAAAACCCGTAACCGATTATAAACGCGACGAGGTCCATGCCAATCGCGCGGGGGAGGCGGTCTTGGGCCAAATCCTAATCAAATATTTTGAGCCGGAGAAAAAGCGATGA
- a CDS encoding cation:proton antiporter — MDHLDLPHFLGLLVAILGAAKLFGAIAQWIGQPAVLGELCAGVVLGGSVLGIVDPKAEVLHLLSELGVIILLFAIGLETDIKNLLKVGAASLAVAIAGVILPFAFGYAFCLAIGLGSLTAVVVGATLTATSVGITARVLSDLNRLQEPESQIVLGAAVIDDVVGLVILAVVAGVTRGEGLSLWSVMGTTLMAFGFLAGTLLVGRLVVPPLARLLFNVDLPGTPTMLALLLAFGLAWLANYAGSATIIGAFAAGLLIRETPEAHAIERGITQLGHFFVPLFFVIVGAAVDLTVFNPLQPANHQTLLVASGLIVVAVLGKFLAGYAPFWIRGNKQVIGVGMIPRGEVGLIFAQMGLSTGVFDAAMFSAVALMVMVTTFMAPPLLKLLFPPVPGPRSENEVESIEELVYEA; from the coding sequence ATGGACCATCTTGACCTGCCGCATTTCCTAGGCTTGCTAGTTGCCATCCTGGGAGCGGCAAAACTCTTTGGGGCTATTGCCCAATGGATTGGGCAACCCGCCGTACTCGGCGAGCTTTGCGCGGGCGTAGTATTGGGCGGCTCCGTGCTGGGCATAGTGGACCCAAAGGCCGAAGTCCTGCATTTACTGAGCGAGCTGGGGGTCATCATTCTGCTCTTTGCCATAGGCCTCGAAACCGACATCAAGAATTTACTAAAGGTCGGGGCGGCATCATTGGCCGTGGCAATCGCCGGCGTCATTTTACCATTTGCCTTTGGCTATGCGTTCTGTCTGGCCATCGGCCTGGGTTCTCTTACCGCTGTTGTCGTGGGAGCGACACTGACCGCCACAAGCGTGGGGATTACCGCCCGCGTCCTTTCGGACCTCAATCGTTTGCAAGAACCGGAAAGCCAAATCGTTCTCGGGGCCGCGGTCATTGACGACGTGGTTGGACTCGTCATACTCGCCGTGGTGGCCGGAGTCACGCGGGGCGAAGGACTCTCGCTTTGGAGCGTCATGGGCACGACGCTGATGGCGTTCGGATTTCTTGCGGGCACATTGCTTGTTGGCCGCCTGGTAGTTCCTCCACTGGCTCGTCTGCTGTTCAATGTCGATTTACCCGGCACGCCCACCATGTTGGCCCTGCTGCTGGCTTTCGGACTGGCCTGGCTCGCAAACTACGCTGGGTCGGCTACGATTATCGGAGCATTCGCGGCTGGCTTGCTTATTCGAGAAACTCCCGAGGCCCACGCCATCGAGCGGGGCATCACGCAGTTAGGACATTTCTTTGTGCCGCTGTTCTTTGTGATTGTCGGCGCGGCGGTAGACTTAACAGTTTTTAATCCCTTGCAGCCAGCGAATCATCAAACCCTTCTCGTGGCGTCTGGACTCATTGTGGTGGCCGTGTTGGGCAAGTTTCTGGCGGGCTATGCTCCCTTTTGGATTCGTGGAAATAAACAAGTCATAGGTGTTGGTATGATTCCGCGCGGTGAAGTCGGGCTTATCTTTGCCCAAATGGGATTATCAACCGGCGTGTTTGACGCGGCAATGTTCAGCGCGGTGGCCTTGATGGTCATGGTGACGACATTTATGGCGCCGCCGCTGCTTAAACTCTTGTTCCCGCCGGTTCCGGGTCCACGGTCCGAGAATGAAGTGGAAAGTATCGAAGAGCTGGTGTATGAAGCATGA
- a CDS encoding ThuA domain-containing protein — protein sequence MFLSLLPTELVFMRQLHDFFRNVGWAALCAVGFAIFASGSAPAAESAASASAKSGDKGARILFLTYSGGFKHGSVTRKDDKLSPSELAMTELGIKSGLFRVDCTQDPAEITKEKLDQYDIVMFYTTGPRDKFPIKEEDMEYFLGTWLKQKGHGFIGTHSAADTMADYEPYWDMIGGSFAGHPWNAGDTVTVSVHEPEHPICKPWGGTEFEIQDEIYQFRNWQPEKVRVLMSLDMAKTKLKKPYHVPIAWCKEYGEGKALHMSLGHNESVWANPKYQESLLGGIKWILGKESGNAEPNPELSKEQGEKAKAAVVAAGGNPDEKP from the coding sequence ATGTTTTTATCTCTTTTGCCCACGGAGTTGGTGTTTATGCGGCAGTTGCATGATTTTTTTCGAAATGTTGGCTGGGCGGCACTCTGTGCCGTAGGTTTTGCGATTTTTGCCAGTGGATCGGCCCCTGCGGCCGAGTCAGCAGCCTCCGCCAGTGCCAAAAGCGGCGACAAAGGGGCCCGCATTTTGTTTTTGACCTATAGCGGCGGTTTTAAACATGGATCCGTCACGCGCAAGGATGACAAGCTGTCTCCCTCCGAACTGGCCATGACAGAATTAGGCATCAAAAGCGGCCTCTTCCGCGTGGACTGCACCCAAGACCCCGCCGAAATCACCAAGGAAAAGCTGGACCAGTATGACATTGTCATGTTTTACACCACTGGCCCCCGCGACAAGTTCCCGATCAAGGAAGAAGACATGGAATATTTTTTAGGCACCTGGCTCAAGCAAAAGGGACATGGGTTTATCGGGACGCATTCCGCGGCGGACACCATGGCCGATTACGAACCGTACTGGGATATGATCGGCGGGTCGTTTGCCGGACATCCCTGGAACGCGGGGGATACCGTCACGGTCAGCGTCCACGAACCGGAACATCCCATTTGCAAACCTTGGGGAGGAACGGAGTTTGAAATTCAGGACGAGATTTACCAATTTCGCAATTGGCAGCCGGAAAAAGTCCGTGTGCTGATGAGCCTGGATATGGCCAAAACCAAGCTCAAAAAGCCCTACCATGTGCCAATCGCCTGGTGCAAGGAATACGGCGAGGGAAAAGCCCTGCACATGAGCCTGGGCCATAATGAATCCGTCTGGGCCAACCCTAAATACCAAGAATCGCTGTTAGGCGGTATCAAATGGATCCTGGGCAAGGAATCTGGCAATGCCGAGCCGAATCCCGAACTGTCCAAGGAACAAGGGGAAAAAGCCAAAGCCGCGGTCGTGGCCGCCGGGGGCAATCCGGACGAAAAGCCATAA
- a CDS encoding phosphatase PAP2 family protein: MPLTGTVDQAIHVAKVNEYPTQTGKLSPVDRLLLIRLVYAFGLVIGGFFCLPWDTAISGFVKNHGNFDWKPIQLAEAFAHGWGVALILMGVVWLTPRKLPNLPTLLCCAYGSGILANLGKVLLARVRPHSFDLTRPITESFVSWFPFFTGGYAIVPHGKLSAWQAFPSAHAATAVGLALGLTAIYPRGRVYFSILAVLACLQRVESMSHFASDVCWGAAVGMVVASITLSDRLWGSWFTAWNTHLQTRWQKFLD; encoded by the coding sequence ATGCCCCTCACTGGTACGGTGGATCAGGCGATTCATGTTGCTAAAGTAAACGAATATCCCACTCAAACCGGCAAATTATCTCCCGTTGATCGGTTGTTACTGATTCGTTTGGTGTATGCCTTTGGTTTAGTCATTGGCGGTTTTTTTTGTCTGCCATGGGATACCGCGATCTCTGGCTTTGTGAAAAATCACGGCAATTTTGACTGGAAGCCCATCCAACTGGCGGAAGCCTTTGCCCACGGATGGGGAGTCGCCCTGATCCTGATGGGCGTCGTCTGGCTTACACCGCGAAAACTGCCCAACCTACCCACTCTACTTTGCTGCGCCTATGGTTCGGGCATTTTGGCAAACCTGGGCAAGGTTCTCCTAGCCCGCGTACGACCGCATAGCTTTGATTTGACCCGCCCCATTACCGAATCCTTTGTCAGTTGGTTTCCCTTTTTTACCGGTGGCTATGCCATTGTTCCCCATGGCAAGTTGAGCGCGTGGCAGGCATTCCCATCCGCCCATGCGGCGACGGCGGTTGGCTTGGCCTTGGGGTTGACGGCCATTTATCCACGCGGAAGGGTATATTTCTCTATTTTGGCTGTGTTGGCTTGTTTGCAGCGGGTCGAATCGATGTCGCATTTTGCCAGCGATGTCTGCTGGGGAGCGGCGGTGGGGATGGTGGTGGCGTCAATCACGCTGTCTGATCGGCTGTGGGGAAGTTGGTTTACCGCCTGGAATACGCATTTACAAACACGTTGGCAAAAGTTTCTAGATTAA
- a CDS encoding DUF1592 domain-containing protein: MLCALGAFAANQARELPLNFTDFKPFEVLQTKWNERDQALIKKYCLDCHSTAAKEGDFDLERFRQVDDMRADIEPWQRVQEQLENGEMPPRDAPQPSATERAELLDSVDLLLLAVATENSGDPGPVVLRRLNNAEYTYTIQDLTGVSLQPAREFPADSAAGEGFTNVGSALVMSPALLEKYLAAAKEVASHAVLLPDRIEFSPATTPRDWTNEKLVAIRDFYARYTDNSGATAVNLQGIQFETNGGGRLPLQSYIRATLLERMAISTGKKEIAQVAQENHLNEKYLRRIWSALTDSTPSKLLDPIRQRWHGGLPEDATQITADILRWQCQLWRFTTVGHIGKKDGPQAWQVPVNPLVTEQEVRLKLPPSTAEGTVTIYLVCHALGDGNNQDYCLWDNPRLLSELMPEIKLRDLRAHCTAEADAGNLEKSAVPYGLDPALFGKHPNGAPLGDNQLCMAEDGVLAISIPAKIAEKREFVATVRLHEPTEKSGGMQVSVLAEPPAKPLQLIVPGLSATTDKTVWTDAQQPSNYAAPLLVADKSAAQRAWQAEFDAFRQLFPAALCYTKIVPVDEVVTLTLFYREDDQLQQLLLDNAEIDKLNSLWSDLYYVSRAPLMTVDAYEQLWQFATQDADPSVFTPMKEEIMRRAEEFRGQLAASEPAHLRTALEFAARAWRRPLSNTEQEQLQAFYRHLRELDNNHEDAIRALLTRILVSPAFMYKSEQPPAGASPAQVNDWELASRLSYFLWSSLPDNDLRALAMNGKLRDLDVLAGQVRRMSQDPRIRRLAVEYGCQWLHIRELDAENEKSEQFYPEYAELRSDFKEEAARFFTDFFQANRGIGELLNADYVFVNGRLAKHYGIPGVEGDAWRKIEQARQYGRGGILGFAATLSKHSGASRSSPILRGNWVVEFLLGQRLPPPPRNVPVLPEVAPGELTERELTARHSSDAACAKCHARIDPFGFALEGYDTIGRLRTHDRAGHAVDVNAILPDGTKIAGLPDLRDYLLHRRRADFTRAFNRKLLGYALGRGVQLSDESLLKELDAKLTASDGRITDALIIIVRSPQFTRIRGAAAKKE, encoded by the coding sequence GTGCTTTGCGCATTGGGAGCTTTTGCCGCTAATCAGGCCCGGGAGTTACCGCTTAACTTTACAGACTTTAAACCCTTTGAAGTCTTACAAACCAAATGGAATGAGCGTGATCAAGCACTGATCAAAAAATACTGCTTGGATTGCCATTCCACGGCGGCAAAAGAAGGAGACTTCGATCTGGAGCGGTTCCGGCAAGTTGACGACATGCGCGCGGATATTGAGCCTTGGCAGCGCGTGCAAGAACAACTGGAGAACGGCGAAATGCCCCCTCGCGATGCTCCGCAACCCTCTGCCACTGAACGAGCGGAGTTGCTCGATTCGGTGGATCTATTACTGCTAGCCGTCGCCACGGAAAATTCGGGCGATCCGGGACCAGTGGTCCTGCGACGCTTGAACAATGCCGAATACACCTACACCATCCAGGACCTGACTGGCGTGTCGCTTCAGCCAGCAAGGGAATTTCCCGCGGACAGCGCGGCGGGCGAGGGGTTTACCAATGTGGGGAGCGCGCTGGTTATGTCGCCGGCTTTGTTGGAAAAGTACCTGGCGGCGGCAAAGGAGGTAGCCAGCCACGCCGTTTTGCTGCCGGACCGGATAGAATTTTCACCAGCCACCACACCCCGCGACTGGACCAATGAAAAGCTCGTCGCCATTCGCGATTTCTATGCCCGCTACACCGACAACTCCGGCGCGACAGCGGTCAATCTCCAAGGAATCCAGTTTGAGACCAACGGCGGAGGTCGCCTGCCGCTGCAATCTTATATTCGCGCCACACTGTTGGAACGGATGGCGATTAGCACTGGTAAAAAAGAGATCGCCCAGGTCGCGCAAGAAAATCACTTGAACGAAAAGTATCTGCGACGTATTTGGTCCGCGCTGACTGACTCGACGCCATCCAAATTGCTCGATCCCATTCGTCAGCGTTGGCATGGTGGCCTTCCCGAGGACGCCACGCAAATCACCGCGGATATCCTCCGCTGGCAATGCCAACTCTGGCGCTTCACCACGGTGGGTCATATTGGTAAAAAAGATGGCCCCCAGGCCTGGCAAGTGCCCGTTAATCCCCTGGTAACGGAGCAGGAAGTGCGGCTCAAGTTGCCTCCTTCCACAGCGGAGGGGACGGTTACGATTTATCTGGTTTGTCACGCACTTGGTGATGGAAATAACCAGGACTATTGCTTGTGGGATAATCCCCGCCTGCTTAGCGAATTAATGCCTGAAATAAAATTGCGGGACCTGCGCGCACATTGCACGGCGGAGGCTGACGCGGGTAACTTGGAAAAATCCGCGGTACCCTACGGCCTGGATCCCGCGCTGTTTGGCAAGCATCCTAACGGCGCTCCGCTGGGTGATAACCAATTGTGTATGGCGGAGGATGGCGTCTTGGCCATCAGTATCCCCGCAAAGATTGCCGAAAAACGCGAATTTGTAGCGACCGTGCGACTGCACGAACCTACGGAAAAATCCGGAGGGATGCAAGTGAGCGTCCTGGCTGAACCACCGGCCAAACCGCTTCAACTGATCGTCCCGGGACTAAGCGCGACCACGGATAAAACCGTCTGGACCGACGCCCAACAACCATCGAATTATGCCGCGCCGCTGCTGGTGGCTGACAAAAGCGCGGCCCAGCGCGCCTGGCAAGCGGAGTTTGACGCGTTCCGGCAGCTCTTTCCCGCGGCGCTCTGCTATACCAAGATTGTCCCCGTGGACGAGGTTGTCACACTGACTTTGTTTTATCGCGAAGATGATCAATTACAACAATTACTACTGGACAATGCCGAAATCGATAAGCTCAATTCCCTATGGTCTGATTTGTATTATGTCAGCCGTGCCCCGCTGATGACGGTCGATGCCTATGAGCAGCTTTGGCAGTTTGCCACGCAAGACGCCGATCCCAGCGTGTTTACACCCATGAAGGAGGAGATCATGCGGCGGGCGGAGGAATTTCGCGGCCAGTTAGCGGCGAGCGAGCCGGCGCATCTTCGCACCGCGCTGGAATTTGCCGCGCGGGCGTGGCGGCGACCATTATCAAATACAGAGCAAGAACAGCTTCAAGCATTTTACCGCCACCTGCGCGAGTTAGACAATAACCACGAGGATGCTATTCGCGCGCTCTTGACTCGCATCTTGGTCTCACCCGCATTTATGTACAAAAGCGAACAACCCCCCGCGGGTGCATCTCCCGCGCAAGTGAACGACTGGGAACTAGCCAGCCGGTTAAGCTATTTTCTTTGGTCCTCGCTGCCGGATAATGATTTACGCGCCCTGGCGATGAACGGCAAGCTGCGGGACCTGGACGTGTTGGCGGGACAAGTGCGCCGCATGAGCCAGGACCCGCGCATTCGCCGACTGGCGGTGGAGTATGGCTGCCAATGGCTGCACATCCGCGAGCTTGACGCTGAGAATGAAAAGAGCGAACAGTTTTATCCCGAATATGCCGAGTTACGCTCGGATTTTAAGGAAGAAGCGGCGCGGTTTTTTACCGATTTCTTTCAGGCGAATCGGGGGATAGGGGAGTTGTTGAACGCGGACTATGTCTTTGTGAATGGCCGCTTGGCAAAGCATTATGGCATACCCGGGGTTGAGGGGGACGCCTGGAGGAAAATTGAACAAGCGCGACAATACGGCCGCGGCGGGATTCTCGGCTTTGCCGCCACGCTTTCCAAACACTCCGGCGCATCGCGCTCTAGTCCGATCCTTCGGGGTAATTGGGTGGTGGAGTTTTTGCTGGGGCAAAGGCTCCCCCCTCCGCCGCGGAATGTCCCGGTCTTGCCGGAAGTCGCTCCCGGGGAACTTACCGAACGGGAACTGACCGCGCGGCATAGTTCGGATGCCGCGTGTGCCAAATGCCATGCGCGGATCGATCCCTTTGGATTTGCCCTGGAGGGTTACGACACCATTGGCCGATTGCGGACGCATGACCGCGCGGGGCATGCGGTGGACGTCAACGCTATTTTGCCCGACGGAACTAAAATAGCGGGACTACCGGATTTGCGGGATTATTTGCTGCATCGGCGGCGGGCGGATTTTACCCGGGCGTTTAACCGCAAACTGTTAGGCTATGCCCTGGGACGGGGTGTGCAATTATCGGATGAATCATTGCTAAAAGAATTGGATGCTAAATTGACAGCTAGCGACGGGCGGATTACCGACGCTTTGATCATCATCGTGCGCAGCCCACAGTTTACACGGATTCGCGGCGCGGCGGCCAAGAAAGAGTAA
- a CDS encoding DUF1552 domain-containing protein, which translates to MNQKLISRRTVLRGLGVTLALPWMESLRVWGAETGPASATASSPITASAAAPQRLAVLFSGNGFHKDHWWAKGTGKEMELGQVLRPLTPFREKMLFISGLYNEEAQKGNIHSSQTGNLLSGAPLEAGGGIRSGTSVDQLLAQRLGGTTKLPSLVLGCEKANPSVHKNYSMLYSSHISWSSPTAPTPLEVYPALAFDRLFRQSNAKSDASVLDAVGEDASGLRGKISQADQRKLDEYLQSVREVEQRIQKAGTRGEMQGWRPTRDQPNIPRPADGIPQDIAEHMRLMCDILALALQTDTTRFCTLKLNNDHSSLRFPNLGVDYMIHHLLSHQESADWLKVNQFFLEQVAYLAGKLDAIQEGERTALDNTALLFCSSMLTGSHDASRLPVVLLGSGGGKIATGRVLDYSDKPNRQMCRLYLSLLRHYGLEERTFGDATEPLGEV; encoded by the coding sequence ATGAATCAAAAACTTATTTCGCGGCGGACAGTCTTGCGCGGCTTGGGCGTGACCTTGGCGCTCCCCTGGATGGAGTCGCTACGCGTTTGGGGCGCGGAGACTGGCCCAGCCAGCGCTACAGCCAGTAGCCCAATAACGGCATCCGCCGCCGCGCCACAACGCTTGGCGGTATTGTTCTCTGGAAATGGCTTTCATAAGGATCATTGGTGGGCCAAGGGGACCGGCAAGGAAATGGAACTGGGCCAAGTGCTGCGGCCGCTGACTCCTTTTCGTGAAAAAATGCTCTTTATCAGCGGTCTTTACAATGAAGAAGCGCAAAAGGGAAACATTCATAGCTCCCAAACCGGCAATCTGCTAAGCGGCGCGCCGCTCGAGGCGGGAGGCGGCATTCGCAGCGGGACCAGCGTCGATCAACTGCTGGCCCAGCGATTGGGCGGCACAACCAAGCTGCCTAGCTTGGTGTTAGGCTGTGAAAAAGCCAATCCGTCCGTCCACAAGAATTATTCGATGCTGTATAGCAGCCATATTTCGTGGAGCTCGCCGACAGCGCCAACGCCGCTCGAGGTTTATCCCGCGCTGGCATTTGACCGGTTGTTTCGCCAAAGCAACGCCAAAAGCGACGCCAGCGTGTTGGACGCCGTGGGGGAGGACGCCAGCGGCCTGCGGGGCAAAATCAGTCAAGCCGATCAACGCAAGCTGGATGAATACCTGCAATCGGTGCGCGAGGTGGAACAGCGAATTCAAAAAGCGGGAACTCGCGGTGAAATGCAAGGTTGGCGGCCGACGCGGGACCAACCAAATATTCCCCGTCCCGCCGACGGCATTCCCCAGGACATCGCCGAGCATATGCGTCTGATGTGCGATATTTTAGCACTGGCTTTGCAAACGGACACCACGCGGTTTTGCACGCTCAAATTAAATAACGATCATTCGTCCTTGCGTTTTCCAAACCTGGGGGTCGATTATATGATTCACCATTTACTCTCCCACCAGGAATCGGCGGACTGGCTCAAGGTAAATCAATTCTTTTTAGAACAGGTGGCGTATCTGGCGGGCAAGCTGGACGCGATCCAGGAGGGGGAACGGACCGCGCTGGATAATACGGCCCTGCTCTTTTGTAGCAGCATGCTGACCGGCAGTCATGACGCCAGCCGTCTGCCGGTGGTGTTGCTGGGGAGTGGCGGGGGAAAAATCGCAACCGGCCGAGTCCTCGATTACAGCGACAAGCCCAACCGCCAAATGTGTCGGCTTTACCTGTCGCTGCTGCGGCATTATGGACTAGAAGAGCGGACGTTTGGGGATGCGACGGAGCCGCTGGGCGAGGTGTGA